From a region of the Sphaerodactylus townsendi isolate TG3544 linkage group LG09, MPM_Stown_v2.3, whole genome shotgun sequence genome:
- the ZBTB14 gene encoding zinc finger and BTB domain-containing protein 14 has product MEFFISMSETIKYNDDDHKTVFLKTLNEQRLEGEFCDIAIVVEDVKFRAHRCVLAACSTYFKKLFKKLEVDSSSVIEIDFLRSDIFEEVLNYMYTAKISVKKEDVNLMMSSGQILGIRFLDKLCSQKRDVSSPEDNSQSKNKYCLKINRSIGESHDNQDDEVEEIGDHDDSPSDMTMEGTPPSQEDGKSPTATLRVQEAILKELGSEEVRKVNCYGQEVESIETAETKELGSQTPQALAFNDGISEVKDEQTPAWTTAAGDMKFEYLLYGHREQIACQACGKTFSDEARLRKHEKLHTADRPFVCEMCTKGFTTQAHLKEHLKIHTGYKPYSCEVCGKSFIRAPDLKKHERVHSNERPFACHMCDKAFKHKSHLKDHERRHRGEKPFVCSSCTKAFAKASDLKRHENNMHSERKQVTTTSALQSETEQLQAAAMAAEAEQQLETIACN; this is encoded by the exons ATG GAGTTTTTCATCAGTATGTCTGAAACCATTAAATATAATGATGATGATCACAAAACTGTGTTCCTGAAAACGTTAAATGAACAACGATTGGAAGGAGAATTTTGTGACATAGCTATTGTTGTAGAAGACGTGAAATTCAGAGCCCATAGGTGTGTGCTAGCTGCCTGCAGCACctactttaaaaaacttttcaaaaaattGGAAGTTGATAGCTCATCAGTGATAGAGATTGATTTCCTTCGCTCTGATATATTTGAGGAAGTTCTGAATTATATGTACACAGCAAAGATTTCGGTTAAGAAAGAAGACGTAAACTTAATGATGTCATCTGGTCAAATTCTTGGTATTAGGTTTTTGGATAAACTCTGTTCTCAGAAACGTGATGTTTCCAGTCCAGAAGATAATTCACAATCAAAAAATAAGTATTGTCTTAAAATAAATCGATCAATTGGTGAGTCTCATGATAACCAAGATGATGAAGTAGAAGAAATTGGAGATCATGATGACAGCCCATCAGATATGACAATGGAAGGGACTCCTCCTAGTCAAGAAGATGGAAAATCACCAACTGCTACTTTAAGGgttcaggaagcaattttgaAAGAGTTGGGGAGTGAAGAGGTTCGAAAGGTAAATTGCTATGGTCAAGAAGTAGAGTCCATAGAGACTGCTGAAACAAAAGAATTAGGATCTCAGACTCCTCAAGCACTAGCATTTAATGATGGCATAAGTGAGGTAAAAGATGAACAGACACCAGCATGGACCACAGCAGCTGGTGACATGAAGTTTGAGTATTTGCTTTATGGTCACAGGGAGCAGATTGCATGTCAGGCATGTGGTAAGACATTTTCTGATGAAGCACGATTGAGAAAACATGAAAAGCTCCATACTGCTGATAGACCATTTGTTTGTGAAATGTGCACTAAAGGCTTTACTACTCAGGCCCATTTGAAAGAACACCTAAAGATACACACAGGTTACAAGCCGTATAGCTGTGAAGTATGTGGAAAATCTTTTATCCGTGCTCCAGATCTAAAGAAGCATGAAAGAGTTCACAGTAATGAAAGGCCATTTGCATGCCACATGTGTGACAAAGCATTCAAGCACAAGTCCCACCTGAAAGACCATGAACGAAGACACCGAGGAGAAAAGCCTTTTGTCTGCAGTTCTTGTACTAAAGCATTTGCCAAAGCATCTGATTTAAAAAGACATGAGAACAATATGCACAGTGAAAGGAAACAAGTAACTACAACGAGTGCTCTCCAAAGTGAAACAGAACAATTACAGGCAGCGGCTATGGCTGCTGAAGCAGAACAGCAACTTGAAACTATAGCTTGCAATTAA